Proteins from a genomic interval of Corvus moneduloides isolate bCorMon1 chromosome 6, bCorMon1.pri, whole genome shotgun sequence:
- the LOC116446163 gene encoding sperm protamine P1-like, translating to MAGYNRRARGRRSRSRRQHLRKTRRAGHSHSRRRRRRPRGQLAAHGPIIKRRPLKRRRRREEEPDELDELNEFDEPVDGF from the coding sequence ATGGCTGGCTACAACCGGCGGGCCAGAGGGCGCAGGAGCAGGAGTCGCCGCCAGCACCTGCGGAAGACACGGCGCGCTGGCCACAGCCACTCTCGCCGCCGCAGAAGGCGGCCAAGGGGCCAACTTGCAGCACATGGCCCAATCATCAAGCGCCGGCCCCTCAAGAGACGCAGACGCCGTGAAGAGGAGCCGGATGAGCTGGATGAGCTGAATGAGTTCGATGAGCCGGTAGATGGCTTTTAA